In one Babylonia areolata isolate BAREFJ2019XMU chromosome 12, ASM4173473v1, whole genome shotgun sequence genomic region, the following are encoded:
- the LOC143288331 gene encoding uncharacterized protein LOC143288331, which yields MIPVAVSESVAVVTVPRYADRSVESSVHFRDMRRHKSTVTFEPGLTPVRFADTMIVYGRNSTKKRYVSRTFYEPRVKPRRFGETDFVFTKDTSQRFSSFLDYHIDECRKWFKTCLEFKAKTFTVHAMPSSFSSSSSSSLTSPALLRRHGLDDVGFDGPGASQVFIPPYQGAREVEFAERRFRVGLGKGKVDHNMNGPVANGL from the coding sequence ATGATCCCCGTGGCAGTGTCGGAGTCGGTGGCCGTCGTCACAGTACCCCGGTACGCCGACCGCAGCGTGGAGAGCTCCGTCCACTTCAGAGACATGCGCCGACACAAGAGCACGGTCACCTTCGAGCCCGGCCTGACGCCCGTGCGCTTCGCCGACACGATGATCGTGTACGGAAGAAACAGCACCAAGAAGCGCTACGTCAGCAGAACCTTCTACGAGCCCAGGGTCAAGCCCCGGAGGTTCGGCGAAACGGACTTCGTCTTCACCAAGGACACCTCGCAACGCTTCTCCTCCTTCCTGGACTATCACATCGACGAGTGCCGGAAGTGGTTCAAGACGTGTCTGGAGTTCAAGGCCAAGACCTTCACCGTGCACGCCatgccctcctccttctcctcctcctcctcctcctctctgacGTCACCCGCCTTGCTGCGACGTCACGGGCTTGATGACGTGGGCTTTGACGGGCCTGGTGCCTCCCAGGTTTTCATCCCCCCTTATCAGGGTGCCCGGGAGGTGGAGTTTGCCGAGAGGAGGTTCCGGGTGGGGCTCGGGAAGGGCAAGGTGGACCACAACATGAACGGGCCGGTTGCCAACGGTTTGTAA